A genomic segment from Bradyrhizobium diazoefficiens USDA 110 encodes:
- a CDS encoding ribonuclease T2 family protein yields MFHSRLHSFSRLMISLTLTFALPLAAGLVLPAGVAKAQDRRQNAPGEFDFYVLSLSWSPSFCEEAAERGGRSQIQCSGRPYSFVVHGLWPQYENGFPEYCQRPAPRLNRSIVSSMLDLMPAPGLIFNEWDKHGTCSGLADRSYFETIRKARAAIKIPAEYLELSQAKTVAPADVEEAFIKANPGLGSAAVSVTCNRTRLSEVRICLSKDLQFRACEEMDRRACRRDQVTMPPIRGG; encoded by the coding sequence TTGACCTTTGCCCTGCCCCTTGCCGCCGGGCTGGTCTTGCCGGCGGGCGTCGCGAAAGCTCAGGACAGGCGGCAGAACGCGCCCGGCGAATTCGATTTCTATGTGCTGTCGCTCTCGTGGTCGCCCTCCTTCTGCGAGGAGGCGGCGGAGCGCGGCGGCCGCTCCCAGATCCAGTGCAGCGGCCGGCCCTATTCCTTCGTGGTGCACGGGCTGTGGCCGCAATATGAGAACGGCTTCCCGGAATATTGCCAGCGGCCGGCGCCGCGGCTGAACCGCAGCATCGTCTCCTCGATGCTCGACCTGATGCCGGCGCCGGGCCTGATCTTCAACGAGTGGGACAAGCACGGCACCTGCTCGGGGCTCGCCGACCGCAGCTATTTCGAGACGATCAGGAAAGCGCGCGCCGCCATCAAGATTCCGGCCGAATATCTCGAATTGTCGCAGGCCAAGACCGTGGCGCCTGCCGACGTCGAGGAGGCCTTCATCAAGGCCAATCCGGGCCTCGGCAGCGCCGCCGTCTCGGTCACCTGCAACCGGACGCGGCTGTCCGAGGTCCGCATCTGCCTCAGCAAGGACCTGCAATTCCGCGCCTGCGAGGAGATGGACCGCCGCGCCTGCCGCCGCGACCAGGTGACGATGCCGCCGATCAGGGGTGGGTAG